The sequence CCGCGGGTTCAGGGATCCAGGTCGTGCTCGGAGCGCGGCGGCTGTCCATCATCGACTTGTCGGAAAAGGCGCGCATGCCGATGGGCAGCGCCGACGGCCGCACCTGGATCACCTACAACGGAGAAATCTACAACTTCCGCGAACTGCGCTGCGAATTGCAGCAACGCGGCTACCGTTTCCGCTGCGATTCCGACACCGAAGTCCTGCTGCACGGGTACGAGGAGTGGGGAGAAGGGCTGCTGCCGAGGCTCCGCGGTATGTTTGCCTGCGCCCTGTTGAGGACTGGCGAGGCACCCGGGTTGCTGCTTGCCAAAGACCGCTTCGGGATCAAGCCGCTGTATTACTTCGCGGACGACGAGCGCCTGCTGTTCGCCTCCGAAGTGCGTTCGATGATGGCGAGCGGACTGGTGCCGCAGCAGCACGACGTGGAAGCGATGGTGCGCTTCCTGCAGTTGGGATCGGTACCGCTGCCATTGACTACCATCCGGAACTTGCACGCATTGCCCGCGGCCCACCTGCTGTCGTGCGAGCGGCGCAAAGTGGCCGTCCGCAAGTACTGGGACCTGCACCAGTGCTTCGGTTCCGAACGGGATACCCAGGATGCGGAACGTGAAATTCTGCCATTGCTTACCGACTCTGTACGAGCGCACTCGGTGAGCGACGTTCCGCTGGGAATTTTTCTGAGCGGCGGAATCGATTCCTCGTCACTGGTAGCCCTGGCGAGCCTGGCCGGGCAGCGGCCCATTAAAACCGTATCGGTCACTTTTGACGAGCCCGCATTCGATGAGTCGGTCTACGCGCGAGCGGTGGCGCGGCAGTACGGCACGCAACATGGCGAAGTTCGGCTGACGCGGCGCGACTTCTTCCAGGAATTGCCGCGAATTTTCAAAGCTATGGATCAGCCCACCGTGGACGGCGTGAACACGTATTTCGTCTCCAAGGCGGCGAAGGCGTTCGGGCTGACGGTGGTGTTCGCGGGAATCGGGGGCGACGAGATTTTTCTCGGCTATCAGCATCTGAAGCACGCGGCCATGCTGAGCTGCGCCTCGCAACTGATGTCGCACATACCCAAGGTCGTGCGCACGCCGATGGTGAGGACGGCGTACAACGCCGGGCTGCCCTATGGACGGCGCGAGAAATTGACTTACCTGATCAATCCCACGCAGCAGAACATGTACCTGCTGTTCCGGGGCTTGTTCGGGCCGCAGCAGATCCAGGAGTTACTCGGCGTTACCGAGCGCGAAGTACGGGACCTCGGAGTGCGGATCCCGGGTTCGCCCAAGCAGCAGCCGGGCGCCTTTGTGGATGCGCTGGTCAGCCTGGAGTTTCACCATTACCTGCAGAACCAGTTGCTGAAGGACACGGACTTTATGAGCATGGCGCACTCCATTGAAGTGCGCGTGCCGTTCCTCGACCATCCCGTGGTGGAGTATGTGCTAGGGGTGGCTTCGGCGCAGAGACTGCGCGGACGCAGTCCCAAGCCGCTGCTGGTCAATGCGCTGGGAGAGAACTTGCCGCGGATGGTGTGGGATCGGCCGAAAAAAGGGTTCAGCTTTCCCTTCGGGGAATGGCTGCGGGAAGATCCGGGAGAACTGGAGGCGGATGTACAGGACCGGCGGCTGTTCGGCTCCCGGGCGGTGGAAGAATTGTGGCAACAGTTCCGGCAAGGCGGGGTGCACTGGTCGAGGCCATGGGCCTTGTCCGTGCTGTCGCGCGTGATGGAAACACAGCCGGCGATGGCCGCTGCTTCTCGCGCCACCGCAGCGGCGCCCATCGAGGTGCGGATGACGGAGGCCCCGGCGGCAGGACCGGGATTGGAATTACCAATTGCGTCATCGTTGTCGCACCACAGCTCGCCGGCGGAGCGCGGCGCTCCGCGCAGCGGACAGCAGCACGTGCTGGTGCTGCTGACGGACCTGTTGGATGCCGTCGGCGGTATCCAGACATTCAATCGTTCGCTGGTGAAGGCCCTGGACGGCATCGCCTCGGCGCAGGGATGGAAGGTCGAACTGCTGGTGTTGAATGATCGTCGCCGCGCCGGCTACCAGTCGCAATATTTCGATCCCGAACGGGTTTCTTGTCGCTCATTCGAGCGCAAGACGGCGGCGTTTGCCGCGGCAGCGGTGCGGCACGCCAAGAGCTCCACCACCGTGATCGTCGGTCACGTCAACTTCTGCCCGATCCTGCCGCTCATGAAGCGGGCGGCGCCCTCGATCTATTCCATCCTGGTAGCGCACGGCATTGAAGTATGGAAATCGCTTCCGGTGTTTCAGCGTTGGGGTGTTGGCCGCGTGAACGAAGTGCTGGCGGTAAGCGATTTCACGCGTGACGAGATGCGGTTGCATAACCGGCTGAATGGGCTGGCGTTTACCAAGTTTCCCGACACGCTCGATCCGTTTTATGGCGGCACCAGTTCCGGAGATGCTCGCTCCCGTCTAGGACTGGGGCCGGGGCCGATGCTGTTGAGTGTCTCGCGTCTGGACAGCACCGAGTTCTACAAGCGCATTGACCTGATCCTGGAAGCGATGCCGGGCGTCATCAAACAGGTTCCGAATGCACTCCTGGTAGTGGTGGGGGAAGGGACAGGCAAAGCGCGCCTGCAGCGGCTGGCGGCACAGCTGCGGATCGATGATAAAGTCCGATTCACCGGGCGCGTCGCCGAACAGGAATTGCCGCTGTACTACCAGGCGTGCGACATGTTTGTACTTCCCAGTCTCAAGGAGGGATTCGGCATCGTGTTCCTGGAGGCCATGCAATATGGCAAGCCCTGTATCGGGGCACGTGCTGCCGCGGTGCCGGAGGTGATCATGGACGGCGAGACGGGGCTGCTGGCGGTACCGGGAGACCCACGCAGCCTGGAACAGGCCATTGTCACCTTGATCAGAGACGCGACGTTGCGACAGAAGATGGGACAAGCCGGACTACACCGGCTGGAAACCAATTTTTCGTTTCAAAGATTCCGCCAGCGGCTTGAGGAGGTCCTGTGCCGACCACCGGCGTGAGCGCAGAGAGAATCGAGATCGCGGCGGAGGCGCCGGCGTCGAGCGTGGCGGTGATTGCGCCGTCGCGCGGACTATCGGCGGTGAACCTGCGCGAGATTTGGGAATACCGCGAACTGCTCTACTTCCTGGCGTGGCGTGACATCAAAGTACGCTACAAGCAGACAGCCCTGGGGGCAGCTTGGGCGCTGCTGCAGCCGCTGTTCCTGATGGTGATCTTCACCCTGCTGTTTGGGAAAGTGGCAAAAGTCCCAGTGCCGGTGCCGTACCCGGTGTTTGCCTTCTGCGGCCTCTTGCCGTGGCAGCTTTTCGCATTTGGCCTTTCGCAATCGAGCAATAGCCTGGTGAGCAGCCAGAACCTGATCAACAAAGTATTCTTTCCACGGCTGGTGATCCCGATCTCGTCGATTCTTGCCGGGCTGTTGGATTTTGTGATCGCTTTCGTTCTGCTGCTGGGAATGATGGCATATTACCGTATCGTTCCGGGCATGAACGCGCTCCTGCTGCCGTTGTACGTCCTGTTCGCAGTGGTGGCTTCGTTGACCGTGGGCATCTGGCTGTCGGCGGTCAATGTTCGTTACCGGGACGTGCAATACACGCTGGGATTCTTGACCCAGTTCTGGATGCTGGCCACGCCGGTGGGGTACCCAGCGTCGGCGGTGCCGCAGCAATGGCGGTGGATCCTGGCGGTGAACCCTATGGCCTCGGTGGTGGAAGGATTCCGCTGGGCGCTGCTCGGGCATGGCGAAAAGCCGAACGCAATGTTGGCGGTCTCCGTGGGTCTGGTGCTGTTGCTGTTGATCGGCGGTCTTCACTATTTTCGGCGCGTGGAAAAGACCTTCGCGGATATTTTGTGAGCGTTTGCCGCAATTCGGTTCCCTCCACGAAAGTAACCAACCCCGCGGGCTAGTTTGTCGGCAGTAGTGCGGGGGGATTAGGAAAATGCCCTCCCAAGCTGCAACAATTTGCATCTACGCTTAACCCTTATTTTGGCACGCCTCTAAGTAGCTTCGAATGCAACAGGTCACAGGTGGAATATTTGGTACCAGGATTGCTCCTGTCAGGGCAGGCACTCGAACTCAACTGAGGCTTGGAAAGACCTTATGCGTAAACTCTTGCAGATTGGCTGCGTGGTGGTGGCGCTGGCGACCCTGGTGTCGGTAGCCAACGCCGATACCACCACCAACATCGTGCAGAACGGGACGTTCCAGACGACGGCGCCGTTCAATTCCTGGGGTTACCTGACGCTATGGGCTGGGTCGACCGACCTTACCGGGTGGACTATCGGCGGGGACAGCATTGATGTCGTCAGCGGCAGCATGTGGCAAGCGGCGCCGAGCGGAGGCAATGCCATCGACCTCAGCGGCAATGCAACCGGCTTGACCAGCCAACTGCTCAACACAGTCCCAGTCGGATCCTACTGGACGATCAGCTTCTACCTGGCCGGTAACCCAGACAACACGGCATCCAAGAGTGTGCAGGTCAGCTTCGGCAGCCAGTCCTGGGTCTACACGGTCGCCGGCGGAAATACCCCGCAGGACATGGGATGGCAGCTGATTACGATCAGCAATATCCAGGTCGACAATAGCCCAACAGCGTTGACCTTCACGAGCCTGACCAACAGCCCTTGGGGGCCGGCAATCGCCGGCGTTTCGGTCGTAGACCCGGCCGCGCCGAGCGCTGTTCCCGAACCGGGCAGCATGCTGCTGCTGGGCTCGGGTCTGATGGGAGTGGCCGGAATGGCCGCACGGAAGGCCAAGGCAAGGAAGTCTTAAGCGAATTGCTTAGTGGCTGCATGGGGGATGCGGCTGCGATGAAAGAAAGGCGGCGAAAGCTGCCTTTCTTTTTTCCCTGCGCCCGAGAGCAGGCGCGCAATGGCATGGTCGCTGCCGTTGCTGGCAAACCGGAAAAAACTATGCGCTTTCTACTTGGCCGACGGCGGCAACCAGCACTGCCGGCTCGCTTACCTGTTGAGCGCGGCGGCCGCGGTAGCGAACCGAGGACGAAAGCCGTTGCGAGGGCAGTTCGATGAAGCGGTAGAAGACCCAGGAGGCGCCGATGGTTCCGGCGACGGCAGCAGCGAGCACCAGCAACTGCGCCGGCAAGGTATGCGCCCAGCGAGCTCCCAGGTTCACAATCTTTCCGCCAATCGGGACGTGCAGCAAGTACATCGAGTAACTGATCAAGCCGAGGTCGGTCAGGCGCGAGGAAGGAATCTCGACGAAGGCTATGACCAGGGCGGTGGCGATCACGACGATCGACACTAAGTGGCCATTGACAAGCCAGCATACGGTTCCTGTCACCAACAGGCCGCCAAGCATCGTCTTCGTCGAGATCAGTTCCGCCTTGCGCTGGAATGTCAGGATGCCGGAGACAAACAGGGGGAACCAGACAAAGACCAGCGTGGATCGGCGGATCAGGATGGCCAGCAGGATGAGGGCGAATAAAAATCCGAAGCGAACCGAACCTCTGCGGTCGACCAGCAGCGGAAACAGCACCCCAATCAGCAGGTAATACTGAAACTCAATGCCGAGACTCCAAAACACAACGTTGACCCAGGGCCTGCCGACAATCGAGTTGACGT is a genomic window of Terriglobales bacterium containing:
- a CDS encoding ABC transporter permease — encoded protein: MPTTGVSAERIEIAAEAPASSVAVIAPSRGLSAVNLREIWEYRELLYFLAWRDIKVRYKQTALGAAWALLQPLFLMVIFTLLFGKVAKVPVPVPYPVFAFCGLLPWQLFAFGLSQSSNSLVSSQNLINKVFFPRLVIPISSILAGLLDFVIAFVLLLGMMAYYRIVPGMNALLLPLYVLFAVVASLTVGIWLSAVNVRYRDVQYTLGFLTQFWMLATPVGYPASAVPQQWRWILAVNPMASVVEGFRWALLGHGEKPNAMLAVSVGLVLLLLIGGLHYFRRVEKTFADIL
- the asnB gene encoding asparagine synthase (glutamine-hydrolyzing); translation: DAEVHRGPNDWGVLYPDSVGNEPLLRREVEARGRGHDFQYASAGSGIQVVLGARRLSIIDLSEKARMPMGSADGRTWITYNGEIYNFRELRCELQQRGYRFRCDSDTEVLLHGYEEWGEGLLPRLRGMFACALLRTGEAPGLLLAKDRFGIKPLYYFADDERLLFASEVRSMMASGLVPQQHDVEAMVRFLQLGSVPLPLTTIRNLHALPAAHLLSCERRKVAVRKYWDLHQCFGSERDTQDAEREILPLLTDSVRAHSVSDVPLGIFLSGGIDSSSLVALASLAGQRPIKTVSVTFDEPAFDESVYARAVARQYGTQHGEVRLTRRDFFQELPRIFKAMDQPTVDGVNTYFVSKAAKAFGLTVVFAGIGGDEIFLGYQHLKHAAMLSCASQLMSHIPKVVRTPMVRTAYNAGLPYGRREKLTYLINPTQQNMYLLFRGLFGPQQIQELLGVTEREVRDLGVRIPGSPKQQPGAFVDALVSLEFHHYLQNQLLKDTDFMSMAHSIEVRVPFLDHPVVEYVLGVASAQRLRGRSPKPLLVNALGENLPRMVWDRPKKGFSFPFGEWLREDPGELEADVQDRRLFGSRAVEELWQQFRQGGVHWSRPWALSVLSRVMETQPAMAAASRATAAAPIEVRMTEAPAAGPGLELPIASSLSHHSSPAERGAPRSGQQHVLVLLTDLLDAVGGIQTFNRSLVKALDGIASAQGWKVELLVLNDRRRAGYQSQYFDPERVSCRSFERKTAAFAAAAVRHAKSSTTVIVGHVNFCPILPLMKRAAPSIYSILVAHGIEVWKSLPVFQRWGVGRVNEVLAVSDFTRDEMRLHNRLNGLAFTKFPDTLDPFYGGTSSGDARSRLGLGPGPMLLSVSRLDSTEFYKRIDLILEAMPGVIKQVPNALLVVVGEGTGKARLQRLAAQLRIDDKVRFTGRVAEQELPLYYQACDMFVLPSLKEGFGIVFLEAMQYGKPCIGARAAAVPEVIMDGETGLLAVPGDPRSLEQAIVTLIRDATLRQKMGQAGLHRLETNFSFQRFRQRLEEVLCRPPA
- a CDS encoding acyltransferase, with the protein product MATLPIYEWWRGRIISDVRPPLSQPYVSRLKVVNARRVASSGSSRIPSRPDCARGFPPGYNPPIFMQRRLGTIDALRGLAAFSVAWFHFTNGGPLLADGVLKSSGHYGWVGVEMFFVISGFIIPYSLYRADYRGGDFSRFLLKRITRLDPPYIADILLIIAISYLVPFAPGFRGEWPHYTATQLLCHLGYVNSIVGRPWVNVVFWSLGIEFQYYLLIGVLFPLLVDRRGSVRFGFLFALILLAILIRRSTLVFVWFPLFVSGILTFQRKAELISTKTMLGGLLVTGTVCWLVNGHLVSIVVIATALVIAFVEIPSSRLTDLGLISYSMYLLHVPIGGKIVNLGARWAHTLPAQLLVLAAAVAGTIGASWVFYRFIELPSQRLSSSVRYRGRRAQQVSEPAVLVAAVGQVESA
- a CDS encoding DUF642 domain-containing protein, which encodes MRKLLQIGCVVVALATLVSVANADTTTNIVQNGTFQTTAPFNSWGYLTLWAGSTDLTGWTIGGDSIDVVSGSMWQAAPSGGNAIDLSGNATGLTSQLLNTVPVGSYWTISFYLAGNPDNTASKSVQVSFGSQSWVYTVAGGNTPQDMGWQLITISNIQVDNSPTALTFTSLTNSPWGPAIAGVSVVDPAAPSAVPEPGSMLLLGSGLMGVAGMAARKAKARKS